From one Bacteriovorax sp. BAL6_X genomic stretch:
- a CDS encoding LLM class flavin-dependent oxidoreductase: MTPKLSLLDLVFVNEGQELKDAFDNSVRSAQAAEEFGYNRIWVAEHHNMPAIASAATSVVIGLLASQTKTIRIGAGGIMLPNHSPLVIAEQFGTLEALYPGRIDLGLGRAPGTDQMTIQALRTTAQSSNNFPKDIVELQRYLSTESASDPIVATPGLGSQVPLWILGSSTFGAQLAAHLGLPYAFASHFAPDAIQEALSLYHAGFEPSAQQERPYVMLGVNIIIADTDEEAQFLATSQKQSFANLRRGLKKKFQAPIEDINSYWSHDEAMMAKHMLHFSFIGSKETVKKGLEQFIDRYRPDELMVVTSIFDIEKKIHSLKLLSEII; the protein is encoded by the coding sequence ATGACTCCTAAGTTATCACTACTCGACTTAGTTTTTGTGAATGAAGGACAAGAGCTTAAGGATGCATTTGATAATTCAGTTCGTAGTGCACAAGCAGCTGAAGAATTTGGCTATAACCGTATTTGGGTAGCTGAGCATCACAATATGCCGGCCATTGCCAGTGCAGCAACCTCAGTTGTAATTGGACTATTAGCAAGTCAGACAAAAACTATTCGAATTGGAGCGGGAGGAATTATGCTTCCCAACCACTCTCCGCTTGTAATTGCTGAGCAATTTGGAACATTAGAAGCACTCTACCCTGGCCGAATTGATCTAGGTCTTGGGCGCGCTCCAGGTACTGACCAAATGACAATACAGGCTTTAAGGACAACCGCTCAGAGCTCAAATAACTTTCCAAAAGATATAGTGGAGCTTCAACGCTACCTTTCAACTGAAAGTGCAAGTGATCCAATTGTTGCCACTCCAGGACTAGGATCACAAGTACCTCTATGGATTTTGGGATCAAGTACTTTCGGTGCACAGTTAGCGGCCCATCTTGGATTGCCATATGCCTTTGCCTCTCACTTTGCGCCCGACGCAATTCAAGAAGCATTATCGCTATACCATGCAGGCTTTGAGCCTTCAGCACAACAAGAAAGGCCTTACGTCATGTTAGGTGTAAATATCATTATTGCCGACACAGATGAGGAGGCCCAGTTTCTAGCAACAAGCCAAAAGCAGTCTTTTGCTAATCTTCGTCGTGGACTTAAAAAGAAATTTCAAGCTCCAATAGAAGATATCAATTCTTATTGGAGTCATGATGAAGCAATGATGGCCAAGCATATGCTCCACTTTTCTTTTATCGGCTCAAAGGAGACAGTAAAGAAAGGACTTGAACAATTCATTGATCGCTACAGACCTGATGAGCTTATGGTTGTGACTTCTATCTTTGATATTGAAAAGAAAATACATTCTTTAAAATTACTTTCAGAAATAATATAG
- a CDS encoding alkene reductase, which translates to MSTNLFTPIKLGSTELKNRIIMAPLTRARAGADRVPNELMVKYYEQRADAGMILTEATAITPSAVGYANTPGIWSQEQIEGWHKITNAVHAKGSKIFMQLWHVGRISHSSFLNGQSPVAPSAIRPEGHVSLVRPITNYEVPRALETEEVKAIVKNYRQAAINAMEAGFDGVEIHAANGYLIDQFLQDSTNKRDDIYGGSIENRTRFLLEITDQLIEVWGADRVGVHLAPRCDSHDMGDSNPLALFGHVVEELNKRKIAFIFTRDPLDNDSLFPKLKEKYDGVLIANQKFTKITAEKALEDKIADAISFGVPFIANPDLVVRLAKDAPLNEPVFETFYGPDHVGYTDYPTLKDLS; encoded by the coding sequence ATGAGTACGAATTTATTTACACCTATAAAGCTTGGAAGTACTGAGCTGAAAAATAGAATTATTATGGCCCCTCTAACTCGTGCTAGAGCTGGTGCAGACCGAGTACCAAATGAGCTCATGGTCAAATACTATGAACAACGTGCGGATGCAGGAATGATTCTCACTGAGGCAACGGCCATTACCCCATCGGCGGTAGGCTATGCCAACACACCAGGAATTTGGTCACAAGAACAAATTGAAGGTTGGCACAAGATCACAAATGCAGTCCACGCTAAAGGTTCAAAGATTTTTATGCAACTTTGGCATGTGGGAAGAATTTCTCACTCTAGCTTCCTAAATGGACAATCTCCAGTGGCCCCAAGTGCGATCAGGCCAGAAGGTCATGTTTCGCTAGTTCGTCCAATTACCAACTATGAAGTTCCCCGAGCACTTGAAACTGAAGAAGTTAAGGCAATTGTAAAAAACTATCGCCAAGCTGCAATCAACGCAATGGAAGCAGGCTTTGATGGTGTAGAAATTCACGCGGCAAATGGCTATCTCATTGACCAATTCTTACAAGACTCAACAAATAAGAGAGATGATATATATGGAGGGAGTATTGAAAACCGTACAAGATTCTTGCTTGAAATTACAGACCAACTCATTGAAGTATGGGGCGCTGATCGCGTCGGCGTTCATCTTGCTCCTCGTTGCGATAGCCACGACATGGGTGACTCTAACCCCTTGGCACTTTTTGGCCATGTGGTAGAGGAATTAAATAAGAGAAAGATTGCATTTATCTTTACTCGCGATCCATTAGATAACGATAGTCTTTTTCCAAAGCTGAAAGAGAAGTATGATGGTGTTCTTATTGCCAATCAAAAATTTACTAAGATAACTGCAGAAAAAGCACTAGAGGATAAAATAGCCGATGCCATTTCATTTGGAGTTCCTTTTATAGCAAACCCTGACCTTGTTGTAAGGCTAGCAAAAGATGCTCCTTTAAATGAGCCAGTCTTTGAAACTTTTTATGGCCCTGATCATGTTGGATATACAGACTACCCAACATTAAAGGATTTATCATGA
- a CDS encoding helix-turn-helix transcriptional regulator gives MNDCTQVPLDKIFKSLGDPIRMSVIKQLIAYEEEHGHKEITCGGFDYCVNKATFSHHIKILIEAHIICQRTEGVKKYLFLNPNIKKLYPGVIETIKQSCIENT, from the coding sequence ATGAATGATTGCACACAAGTACCATTAGATAAGATATTTAAATCACTAGGGGATCCCATCCGAATGAGTGTGATTAAACAGCTTATTGCCTATGAAGAAGAGCACGGACACAAGGAGATTACTTGTGGAGGCTTCGATTATTGTGTGAACAAGGCCACTTTCTCTCATCATATTAAGATTTTGATTGAGGCCCATATCATTTGCCAGAGAACAGAAGGTGTGAAGAAGTACTTATTTCTTAACCCCAATATAAAGAAGCTCTATCCTGGCGTGATTGAAACAATTAAACAAAGTTGCATAGAAAATACATAA
- a CDS encoding class I SAM-dependent methyltransferase has protein sequence MNEELEIAPIPLKDLIKNPRTFMRTSNHPLEHAKNLDRTLGFRIPKIEGKLLQKYKAYYKQNDGNKGKQHFQGTQTWIGLHPQVLQTSYNDIFEVLYLLKDFDISKVVDIGAGYGRVGIVMSSVFPEARFIGFEILKQRESEGNRLFEKLDLVNCEILLEDVLEDDFILPKAQLYFIYDFSEIEDISKILDELVSRIDEDEFFLVTRGDRINFLLERKYKQFWKANGVLSSGELKIYSSNVDLKKLKHKE, from the coding sequence GTGAACGAAGAGCTTGAAATAGCACCAATACCATTAAAAGATCTTATTAAAAATCCACGTACTTTCATGAGAACTAGTAACCATCCTCTTGAGCATGCAAAGAACTTGGATCGAACTCTTGGCTTTCGTATTCCTAAGATTGAGGGTAAGCTCTTACAGAAGTATAAGGCATATTATAAGCAAAATGATGGCAACAAAGGAAAGCAGCATTTCCAAGGCACACAGACTTGGATAGGATTGCATCCACAAGTTCTTCAAACTTCTTATAATGATATATTTGAAGTACTTTATCTTTTAAAAGATTTTGATATTTCGAAGGTCGTTGATATTGGCGCTGGCTATGGCCGGGTAGGTATTGTGATGAGCTCTGTCTTTCCTGAGGCACGCTTTATTGGCTTTGAAATTTTAAAGCAAAGGGAAAGTGAGGGGAACCGCCTCTTTGAAAAGCTTGATCTTGTTAACTGTGAGATCCTATTAGAGGATGTCCTGGAAGATGATTTTATTCTTCCAAAGGCGCAGTTGTACTTTATCTATGACTTTAGCGAGATCGAAGATATTTCAAAGATATTAGATGAGCTCGTTTCACGCATAGATGAAGATGAATTCTTTCTTGTCACAAGAGGTGATAGAATAAACTTCTTACTAGAAAGAAAGTATAAACAATTTTGGAAGGCCAATGGCGTTTTAAGCTCTGGCGAATTAAAAATATATAGTTCTAACGTAGACCTAAAGAAACTTAAACATAAGGAGTAA
- a CDS encoding cold-shock protein produces the protein MKTGKVKFFNDEKGFGFIVPDDGSKDLFVHISAVNGNTLSENDAVEFEVGEGQKGPCAVSVSLLS, from the coding sequence ATGAAAACAGGTAAAGTTAAGTTTTTTAATGATGAGAAAGGTTTTGGATTTATCGTTCCTGACGATGGAAGCAAAGATCTTTTCGTACACATTTCAGCAGTAAACGGAAACACTCTAAGTGAAAACGATGCAGTTGAATTTGAAGTAGGTGAAGGGCAAAAAGGTCCTTGTGCTGTTTCAGTAAGCCTTCTTTCTTAA
- a CDS encoding endonuclease — translation MKITHITTTFLILIANSIFASTCDQTQFYSRLSKDASGYEFKSELSSLLRRTHRGISYDDLLKAYRSTDLDTTYDGDRTIMDMYSENPNGRDPYRYQPGRRTCGQYKGEGDCYNREHLFPQGLFNKRRPMKTDIFHVYPTDGKVNGYRGSYPFGEVGDASWTSRNGSKVGRSATSGYRGRVFEPIDEFKGDIARAMLYFAVRYEAEIPRFKNNPMTNGSREQTYSSWFIRLLLKWHKQDPVSEHERRRNDIACEYQKNRNPFIDHPEWAMAIWEVQ, via the coding sequence ATGAAAATCACACACATCACAACAACTTTTCTAATTCTCATCGCAAACTCGATCTTCGCATCAACTTGTGATCAAACACAATTCTATTCACGACTTTCAAAAGATGCATCTGGGTACGAGTTTAAATCTGAACTTTCTTCACTATTGAGAAGGACTCACCGTGGTATCTCGTATGATGACCTTCTTAAGGCGTATCGTAGTACAGATCTTGATACTACTTACGATGGTGATCGCACGATTATGGATATGTACTCTGAAAATCCAAATGGAAGAGATCCTTATCGTTATCAACCAGGTCGCAGAACTTGTGGCCAGTACAAGGGAGAAGGCGATTGCTATAATAGAGAACACTTATTTCCTCAAGGCCTCTTTAATAAGAGACGCCCAATGAAGACAGATATCTTTCATGTTTATCCTACTGATGGCAAGGTAAATGGATACCGTGGGTCTTATCCTTTTGGAGAAGTTGGTGACGCATCATGGACTTCTAGGAACGGATCTAAGGTTGGAAGAAGTGCGACAAGTGGTTACCGTGGCCGTGTCTTTGAACCAATCGATGAATTTAAAGGCGATATTGCAAGAGCAATGCTTTACTTTGCAGTTCGCTATGAAGCTGAGATTCCAAGATTTAAAAATAATCCAATGACTAATGGGTCACGTGAACAAACTTATAGTTCTTGGTTTATAAGACTACTTCTAAAGTGGCATAAGCAAGATCCTGTAAGTGAACACGAAAGAAGAAGAAATGATATTGCATGTGAATATCAAAAGAACCGTAACCCTTTCATCGATCACCCTGAGTGGGCGATGGCCATTTGGGAGGTTCAATAG
- a CDS encoding TetR/AcrR family transcriptional regulator — MKQDSKEAIFEGVLELLNEEAILDISVSKLKKHTGLSTGTFYYHFPGGIEDIYKSLFIKLSAKVRNRAFVAASNAKSIEQTLNDLVCIYFGWHKHEVRESDFFWKATMSGFQEIRELLVSEYEILSTKIYEVLKKQAELENTKIVDRHILDAILFGAARELVHSWIGRGRDEEEYDLLKEQFIKTLNRACVIGSYSEIQ, encoded by the coding sequence GTGAAACAGGATTCAAAAGAGGCCATTTTTGAGGGTGTCTTAGAGCTTTTAAATGAAGAGGCCATCTTAGATATATCAGTTTCTAAACTAAAGAAGCACACCGGGCTTTCTACTGGAACTTTTTATTATCACTTCCCTGGTGGCATAGAAGATATTTATAAGTCCCTTTTCATAAAGCTTTCAGCTAAGGTTAGAAATAGGGCCTTTGTCGCTGCTAGTAATGCCAAGTCGATAGAACAAACTTTAAATGATTTAGTTTGCATTTATTTTGGTTGGCATAAGCATGAAGTTAGGGAGAGTGACTTCTTTTGGAAGGCGACAATGTCTGGCTTCCAAGAAATTCGTGAACTGTTAGTTAGTGAGTATGAAATTTTATCGACAAAAATTTATGAAGTCCTCAAAAAACAAGCAGAACTTGAAAATACTAAAATTGTAGATCGCCATATTCTCGATGCTATTTTATTTGGTGCGGCCAGAGAGTTAGTTCACTCGTGGATCGGCCGTGGTAGGGATGAGGAAGAATATGATCTTTTAAAGGAACAATTTATAAAGACGCTAAATCGAGCCTGTGTCATTGGTAGCTATAGTGAAATACAATAA
- a CDS encoding GNAT family N-acetyltransferase, whose translation MKYNNNFFKHFDHRDKKYVIRSVSEKDQEKLIEAFKMASHRTLSNRFLAAKKSLSKKDLELFTCPDYINHVALTIMQESEEGELPVGSTRFYRDSDNSPSAEFAVTVIDKYHRMGFGGILIDHLIEAAKERNIKEIYGTASTGNHGVLGLLKSRGEVVIEPETMGIVNIRLKL comes from the coding sequence GTGAAATACAATAATAACTTCTTTAAGCATTTCGATCATCGTGACAAGAAATACGTGATTCGAAGTGTGAGTGAGAAAGATCAAGAGAAGTTGATCGAAGCTTTTAAGATGGCCTCTCATCGTACGTTAAGCAATCGTTTTCTAGCGGCAAAAAAAAGTCTCTCAAAGAAGGACTTAGAGTTGTTCACATGTCCTGATTATATCAATCATGTGGCCTTGACAATTATGCAAGAAAGTGAGGAAGGGGAGCTTCCTGTAGGCTCGACAAGATTCTACCGTGACTCAGATAATTCACCGAGTGCCGAGTTCGCTGTTACTGTGATTGATAAATATCATCGCATGGGTTTTGGTGGAATTTTAATTGATCATTTAATTGAGGCAGCTAAAGAGCGCAATATAAAAGAAATATATGGAACGGCCAGTACTGGAAATCATGGAGTACTAGGGCTTTTAAAAAGCCGCGGTGAAGTCGTCATTGAGCCGGAAACAATGGGAATTGTGAATATAAGATTAAAGCTATAA
- a CDS encoding long-chain-fatty-acid--CoA ligase, translating into MKKVWLENYPKNAAAEINPDQYNNIVEMIDETCEKFSTRKAFINMNASMTYQEVREKSDAFANYLIKDLKLKKGDVIMIQMPNLLQYPVALFGAFKAGLVVVNTNPLYTTREVKKVLEDSGAKAIVICSNFVANLEEAIEGSKIEHIITTEIGDFFPLVKRKLTNFVIKHIKKMIPAYKGTYLTLNEAIAKGRGGRTAFPTIKREDTALFQYTGGTTGKTKAAILTHRNIIANMLQMDVWINAGLGTEQANILAPLPIYHVFTLSVNIFGFFKMGMTNVLVTNPRDLNSLIKDIYTHKPKVMIVVNTLLQALLANEDFRKHDLSFIGFSVAGGMALKPAVKQEWEKVTKTRVIEGYGLTEASPVVSCNPTDGTDEIGSIGLPLPSTDIKIIDGEENELGFNEEGELCVKGPQVMKGYWNQAEETSKTFTKDGWLKTGDYATIDEKGFLRILDRKKDMIVVSGFNVYPNEVEGVLLELDGVQDVAAIGIDSERSGQVVKVFVVKSNTSLTEEDIKAYAKKNLAGYKVPKQIAFVDDLPKNNVGKVLRRELR; encoded by the coding sequence ATGAAGAAAGTATGGTTAGAAAATTACCCTAAGAATGCAGCAGCAGAAATTAACCCTGATCAATATAATAATATTGTTGAAATGATTGATGAGACTTGCGAAAAGTTTTCGACAAGAAAAGCATTTATCAACATGAATGCAAGTATGACTTATCAAGAGGTGAGAGAGAAGTCTGATGCATTTGCTAACTATCTTATTAAAGATTTAAAACTTAAAAAAGGTGATGTCATCATGATTCAGATGCCAAACCTTCTACAATACCCTGTTGCTCTCTTTGGGGCCTTTAAGGCGGGGCTAGTTGTTGTTAATACAAACCCACTTTATACAACGAGAGAAGTAAAAAAAGTTCTTGAAGATAGTGGAGCAAAGGCAATTGTTATCTGTTCAAACTTTGTGGCAAATTTAGAAGAGGCCATTGAAGGAAGTAAGATTGAGCATATTATCACAACTGAAATCGGAGACTTCTTTCCTTTAGTAAAGAGAAAACTTACGAACTTTGTTATTAAACACATCAAAAAAATGATACCTGCTTATAAAGGAACGTACTTAACGCTTAATGAAGCTATCGCTAAAGGAAGGGGGGGGCGTACAGCTTTCCCAACGATTAAAAGAGAAGATACAGCTCTTTTTCAATACACTGGTGGAACGACTGGAAAAACAAAGGCCGCAATTCTTACTCACCGAAATATTATTGCCAATATGTTACAAATGGATGTTTGGATTAATGCTGGCCTAGGTACGGAACAGGCTAATATTCTAGCTCCACTACCAATTTATCACGTCTTCACATTATCAGTTAATATCTTTGGATTCTTTAAGATGGGGATGACAAATGTTCTTGTCACTAATCCGCGCGATCTTAATTCATTAATCAAAGATATTTATACGCATAAGCCTAAAGTTATGATCGTTGTAAATACTCTTCTACAAGCTCTTCTTGCTAATGAGGACTTTAGAAAGCATGACCTAAGCTTTATTGGATTCAGTGTTGCTGGTGGGATGGCCCTTAAACCTGCTGTTAAACAAGAGTGGGAGAAAGTAACTAAGACAAGAGTCATCGAAGGGTATGGCCTAACTGAAGCGTCTCCTGTTGTTAGTTGTAACCCAACAGATGGGACTGATGAAATTGGATCAATTGGGCTTCCTCTTCCTTCTACTGATATTAAAATCATTGATGGAGAAGAAAATGAGTTAGGCTTTAATGAAGAGGGGGAGCTTTGTGTAAAAGGACCTCAGGTAATGAAGGGATACTGGAATCAAGCTGAAGAGACGAGTAAGACTTTTACAAAAGACGGATGGCTTAAGACTGGAGATTACGCAACGATTGATGAAAAAGGATTTCTAAGAATTCTAGATCGTAAAAAAGATATGATTGTTGTTTCAGGCTTTAATGTTTATCCAAATGAGGTCGAAGGTGTTCTTCTTGAGCTTGATGGAGTTCAGGATGTTGCAGCTATAGGAATTGATAGTGAAAGATCAGGGCAGGTTGTTAAGGTTTTTGTTGTTAAGTCAAATACCTCTTTAACTGAAGAAGATATTAAGGCCTATGCAAAGAAAAACTTAGCCGGATACAAAGTTCCAAAACAAATTGCATTTGTCGATGACCTTCCAAAGAATAACGTAGGTAAGGTACTTCGCCGAGAGTTACGTTAA
- a CDS encoding pirin family protein → MTNVLHRADSRGHVEHGWLRSNHTFSFASYYDPERIHFGTLRVINDDIIAPGEGFSTHPHRNMEIISIPLEGSLHHQDSIGNDFIIKKGEVQVMSAGSGISHSEYNNSDREEVHLLQIWVLPKEHNIRPSYSQKYYKESSRRGEFQLIVSSDGRDDSVSINQNAFFSLANLEEGQNLTYRKYLKSNGVYIFIIKGEVRVNDLILSNCDGLGIDSDNNIKLKSLNDSEILVMEVPMDVEKYN, encoded by the coding sequence ATGACGAATGTACTTCACCGCGCAGATTCTCGTGGCCATGTCGAACATGGATGGTTAAGGAGTAATCATACTTTCAGCTTTGCCAGTTATTATGATCCGGAAAGAATTCACTTTGGAACACTTAGGGTTATTAATGACGATATTATCGCTCCAGGTGAAGGCTTTAGCACCCACCCTCATCGCAATATGGAGATTATATCGATTCCACTAGAGGGCTCTCTTCACCATCAAGATAGTATAGGAAATGACTTTATTATAAAGAAGGGTGAGGTTCAGGTAATGTCGGCCGGATCCGGAATTTCTCATAGTGAATATAATAACTCTGACAGAGAAGAGGTGCATCTCTTACAAATTTGGGTGCTTCCTAAAGAGCATAATATTAGACCTTCTTATTCTCAAAAATATTATAAGGAATCTAGTCGTAGAGGCGAGTTTCAATTAATTGTCTCTTCTGATGGGCGAGATGATTCTGTCTCAATTAATCAAAATGCCTTCTTTTCATTAGCTAATTTGGAAGAAGGACAAAATCTAACGTATAGAAAGTATCTTAAGTCTAATGGCGTTTATATCTTTATTATAAAAGGTGAGGTTAGGGTTAATGATTTAATTTTATCAAATTGTGATGGGTTAGGAATTGACTCAGATAATAATATTAAGTTGAAATCGCTTAATGACTCAGAGATTCTTGTGATGGAAGTTCCGATGGATGTTGAGAAATATAACTGA
- a CDS encoding transglutaminase-like domain-containing protein yields the protein MQKIIFLSLLFTFTTHADFSFNANVSTTKTKERKYKTKPLIQTDEFNTNSYWADTKRRTNVVKSIVGCLSENCAYFNDMAMSDIFKESVAQFGKEEGEIYFTNVVAGLIIGSPEIIREKIYSSSKFLLSFNQKMYLAHILGSIMSDHYDFERDKDGVITTEEIFDAIKNNTQAGVCRDIAVTQANILKKLNVEDVYVVAYNTRNVGHATVIVQDPGNKDRIINFNYGETRINESQSAQGLAQDTTLADFGINYRIFNADGEPVDRVPSEVGYLLNQAVGLDLDLVAPGVEFDNIDVISMNYENGEIRAKSYYAESASGLKASGVAASLRKQGDNISLNTGIAIQREQKKLEHREFIKDSTSFYFGMDIELRTGKVDLGILRNVYADVKSHLSVTVGTGKIKVDKYQTEGDFSDNQNMYSSSLYADSSYLGVDWKGIVTAHASIMKADVREEGKVTLAVIGGTIKNELKKQIINEYGVGIQNTIYIRQEGATADYSVTLFSEDGRHSFEIGLKAPLYGKTGFWVKGNQKSTYLSAQTKILKDSLKLGIMYIKKENQESTYRLEGEYTF from the coding sequence ATGCAGAAAATCATTTTTCTAAGTTTACTATTTACCTTTACTACACATGCTGACTTTAGTTTCAATGCTAATGTCTCCACTACTAAAACTAAAGAAAGGAAATACAAAACAAAACCGCTTATTCAAACTGATGAGTTCAATACAAATTCTTATTGGGCAGACACAAAGAGAAGAACCAATGTTGTAAAATCAATTGTTGGTTGTTTAAGTGAAAACTGTGCCTATTTTAACGATATGGCAATGTCAGATATCTTTAAAGAGTCCGTGGCACAATTTGGTAAAGAGGAAGGAGAAATATACTTTACCAATGTAGTTGCCGGCCTAATAATAGGCTCTCCCGAAATTATAAGAGAGAAAATCTATTCATCATCAAAGTTTCTCCTAAGCTTTAATCAAAAAATGTATCTTGCTCATATTCTCGGTTCGATTATGAGTGACCATTACGATTTTGAACGAGATAAAGATGGAGTTATCACAACAGAAGAAATCTTTGATGCGATTAAAAATAATACTCAAGCTGGTGTTTGTCGTGACATTGCCGTAACTCAAGCAAATATTTTAAAAAAATTAAATGTTGAAGACGTCTATGTAGTCGCCTATAACACGAGAAACGTAGGTCATGCGACAGTAATAGTCCAAGACCCGGGAAATAAAGATAGAATTATTAATTTCAACTACGGTGAAACAAGAATAAATGAGAGTCAAAGCGCACAAGGCTTAGCTCAAGATACAACTCTAGCTGATTTTGGAATTAATTACCGTATCTTTAATGCAGATGGCGAGCCAGTTGATCGTGTACCTAGTGAGGTCGGCTATCTACTAAATCAGGCAGTCGGATTAGATCTTGATCTCGTGGCACCAGGTGTTGAATTTGATAATATTGATGTAATTTCTATGAACTATGAAAATGGAGAAATTAGAGCAAAAAGTTATTATGCTGAATCAGCAAGTGGTCTAAAAGCGTCAGGAGTTGCAGCAAGCCTAAGAAAGCAAGGTGATAACATTAGCCTAAATACGGGAATTGCAATTCAAAGGGAACAAAAGAAGTTAGAACATAGGGAATTTATCAAGGATAGTACTAGCTTCTATTTCGGTATGGATATTGAACTTAGGACTGGAAAAGTTGACTTAGGTATTCTGAGAAATGTTTACGCAGATGTAAAGTCACACCTAAGTGTTACAGTAGGAACAGGAAAGATAAAAGTCGATAAATATCAAACAGAAGGTGATTTTAGCGACAACCAAAATATGTACAGCTCATCTCTATATGCAGACTCGAGTTACTTGGGGGTAGATTGGAAAGGAATAGTCACTGCCCATGCCTCAATTATGAAGGCCGATGTTAGAGAAGAAGGTAAGGTTACCTTGGCCGTTATTGGCGGAACAATCAAAAATGAACTAAAGAAGCAAATTATAAATGAGTATGGCGTAGGAATACAAAATACTATCTATATCAGGCAAGAAGGGGCAACTGCTGACTATAGTGTGACTCTTTTCTCAGAAGATGGACGCCATTCATTTGAAATTGGGTTAAAGGCACCACTATATGGTAAGACGGGATTTTGGGTTAAAGGAAATCAAAAATCGACATATTTATCAGCTCAAACAAAAATATTAAAAGATAGTTTAAAATTAGGGATCATGTATATAAAAAAGGAAAATCAAGAATCGACATATCGACTTGAAGGTGAATATACTTTCTAG
- a CDS encoding PAS domain-containing protein, with protein sequence MSKDRESDFDFDELFFSRTDKRGVIASGNSVFQRVSQYEWEEMLDRPHKVVRHPEMPRGVFSLLWDTIAQDKMIGAYINNRAKDGSNYWVFALVSPIEDGYLSVRLKPSSNFFEILKEKYSELTQLESRKKLSPSQSQEILLTMVTELGFESYEHFMIEALMQELESRQKVLGEAPIEELKLLRKALESGSFLQEKSEGIFEEYKKTSLVPMNLEVQAARIGEEAASMATISTQYDDLAKEIQDEINKFMESGKLVQEKVKDCQFFVCNSILQREIYNFFEKETKPSPIQKANEMQILAQLQEQQIREAKTSLVEIQTEFSEFKKVCNDVKKLAIGLEMVSISGKIEAAKLNRNSGELSGLLDQLSIFKDSLKKSLTEINDIGNELVHQITQMNKVLIK encoded by the coding sequence ATGTCGAAGGATAGAGAGAGTGACTTCGATTTTGATGAGCTGTTTTTCTCGAGAACCGATAAACGAGGTGTAATCGCGTCAGGGAATTCTGTATTTCAACGAGTAAGTCAATATGAGTGGGAGGAGATGCTAGATAGGCCCCACAAGGTTGTTAGGCATCCAGAAATGCCTCGCGGGGTATTCTCATTACTTTGGGATACTATTGCCCAAGATAAAATGATTGGCGCCTATATCAATAATCGAGCTAAGGATGGAAGTAATTACTGGGTATTTGCCCTCGTTTCACCTATTGAAGATGGTTACCTATCAGTTAGGCTAAAGCCTAGTAGCAACTTCTTTGAGATTTTAAAAGAGAAATATAGTGAGCTAACTCAATTAGAAAGTCGAAAAAAGCTTAGCCCATCCCAATCTCAAGAGATTCTTCTAACAATGGTTACAGAGTTGGGCTTTGAGTCTTACGAACACTTTATGATTGAGGCGCTAATGCAAGAGCTCGAATCAAGACAAAAGGTACTAGGAGAAGCGCCAATTGAGGAACTTAAATTATTAAGAAAGGCCTTAGAGTCAGGTTCATTTCTACAAGAAAAGTCAGAAGGTATTTTTGAAGAGTATAAAAAGACATCTCTAGTTCCAATGAATCTTGAAGTGCAAGCAGCAAGAATAGGAGAAGAGGCGGCCTCAATGGCAACAATTTCTACTCAATACGATGATCTTGCAAAAGAGATTCAAGATGAAATAAATAAGTTTATGGAATCTGGTAAATTAGTTCAGGAAAAAGTAAAAGATTGCCAATTCTTCGTATGTAACTCGATACTTCAAAGAGAAATTTACAATTTTTTCGAAAAAGAAACAAAGCCTTCACCTATTCAAAAAGCAAATGAAATGCAGATTTTGGCACAACTACAAGAACAACAAATAAGAGAGGCCAAAACTAGCTTAGTTGAGATTCAAACGGAATTTAGTGAATTTAAAAAAGTTTGCAACGACGTAAAGAAGTTAGCAATTGGGCTAGAGATGGTAAGCATAAGTGGAAAAATCGAAGCAGCGAAGCTTAATAGAAATTCAGGAGAGCTTTCAGGTCTTCTCGATCAACTCTCAATCTTTAAGGACTCACTAAAGAAGTCACTTACAGAGATAAATGATATTGGAAACGAGTTAGTTCATCAAATTACACAAATGAATAAAGTATTAATTAAATGA